Proteins from a single region of Fodinibius sp. Rm-B-1B1-1:
- a CDS encoding response regulator, with product MKREYPPKIFIVDDSEVQLVLLKKVLRNEGYQVKAFVTAQKLLNRLTDEDPDLIISDIDMPMLNGFELVQKIKSRGDLKQVPCLLVSSKPPSTIQEKVRRVGAAGFIQKPFKHHFLKNTIHSLLNRQVRSA from the coding sequence ATGAAGCGGGAATATCCTCCAAAAATATTTATCGTCGATGATTCTGAAGTACAGTTAGTATTATTGAAAAAGGTATTGCGAAATGAAGGATATCAGGTAAAGGCATTTGTAACAGCACAAAAATTGTTAAATAGATTAACTGATGAGGACCCAGATTTAATTATCTCTGATATTGATATGCCTATGCTGAATGGATTTGAATTAGTTCAAAAGATTAAGAGTAGGGGGGATCTTAAACAAGTTCCCTGTCTTTTGGTTTCGTCTAAACCCCCTTCCACCATTCAGGAAAAAGTACGAAGGGTAGGTGCGGCCGGTTTTATCCAAAAACCATTCAAGCATCATTTCTTAAAAAATACAATCCATAGCTTGTTAAACAGGCAAGTAAGAAGCGCATAA